One window from the genome of Prinia subflava isolate CZ2003 ecotype Zambia chromosome 2, Cam_Psub_1.2, whole genome shotgun sequence encodes:
- the LOC134547353 gene encoding calpain-14-like, whose protein sequence is MPFLLCLKKNKSPVPLGRSIFQKHTPPIQQNYQALLELCLKNKRLFTDDTFPAHISSIGTGALLKKLPQNLQWKRPHALHKSPIFYDANRKQLDLCQGLVENCWFLAALEALTFHQDILAAVVPQNQSFERKYAGIFHFRFWHFGEWIDVVVDDRLPVNEAGELLFVSSVYKNVFWGALLEKAYAKLYGSYEDLQIGQVSEALVDFTGGVNTRIKLAEAPPDLWDMLTRATYSRSLMGCQTHLGATKVLKNGLVAGHAYTVTGIRKVTCQYGPENLVRLRNPWGKIEWKGDWSDSSYKWELLSPKEKILLRKKKEDGEFWMSLRDFKIHFVDLVICKLTPDLMSQEDGKKWMYSLKSGRWVKGSTAGGSLGFCNGNFWMNPQYWLNVLPVEDSKKSPSTCNVVISLMQKHSTKHRNGAPHLFIGFLLYKVQRIYQESNRKLPPRFFTRHQPVNKHQVFLDEREVTHDFHLEPCVYVIVPCTLEPQQESEFILRVFSRKHILREMGGNTSFTLSKEIVDRYEGKIWEDFFTKHFGQNPEINAVQLQRILNNISWRNFQSFRLNFSLDSCQGILALLDLNATGTLSIQEFRVLWKRLLFYLEVFQKRDTNRSGKLDLVELHAAVQETGISLSNEVCNLMAIRYGDPDLQISFESFVCFMLRVEIMGEAFRNLTQDGKGIYLRESEWMMMTLYS, encoded by the exons ATgccttttctgctgtgcttgaagaaaaataagtcaCCTGTGCCTTTAGGCAGGAGTATCTTTCAAAAACATACCCCTCCTATCCAGCAGAACTACCAGGCTTTGCTGGAGTTGTGCTTGAAGAACAAACGCTTGTTCACAGACGACACCTTCCCTGCTCACATCAGCTCTATTGGAACAGGAGCACTGCTAAAGAAACTGCCCCAGAATTTACAGTGGAAGAGGCCACAT GCTTTGCACAAAAGTCCGATATTTTATGATGCAAACAGAAAGCAGCTTGATCTCTGCCAAGGATTGGTGG AGAACTGCTGGTTCCTGGCGGCCCTGGAAGCCCTGACGTTCCACCAGGACATCTTGGCTGCAGTTGTGCCACAAAACCAGAGCTTTGAGAGGAAATACGCGGGCATTTTCCACTTCCGG TTCTGGCACTTCGGGGAATGGATTGACGTGGTGGTTGATGATCGCCTGCCGGTGAATGAGGCGGGGGAGCTGCTCTTTGTTTCCTCTGTCTATAAGAACGTGTTTTGGGGAGCTCTTCTGGAGAAGGCATATGCTAA actCTACGGCTCCTATGAAGATCTGCAGATTGGGCAAGTTTCAGAAGCCTTGGTGGATTTTACAGGAGGTGTCAATACAAGGATCAAACTTGCAGAAGCTCCTCCTGATCTGTGGGATATGCTGACAAGAGCCACCTACAGCAGATCTCTCATGGGCTGTCAGACACACTTAGGG GCAACAAAGGTCCTGAAGAATGGACTTGTTGCTGGCCATGCCTACACAGTAACTGGTATTAGAAAG GTGACCTGTCAATATGGACCAGAAAACCTAGTGAGACTGAGAAATCCATGGGGAAAAATTGAATGGAAAGGAGATTGGAGTGACAG CTCTTACaagtgggagctgctgagcccaAAGGAGAAGATtttgctgaggaaaaagaaggagGATGGAGAATTCTG GATGTCTCTGCGAGATTTTAAGATTCATTTTGTAGATCTGGTGATCTGTAAATTAACTCCAGACCTGATGAGCCAGGAAGATGGGAAAAAGTGGATGTACTCCTTGAAGAGTGGGAGATGGGTTAAAGGAAGTACAGCAGGAGGaagtctgggattctgtaatG GCAACTTTTGGATGAATCCTCAGTACTGGCTGAATGTGTTGCCAGTTGAAGACAGTAAGAAAAGCCCAAGTACGTGCAACGTGGTTATATCCCTCATGCAGAAACACAGCACCAAACACCGGAACGGAGCCCCTCACCTTTTCATTGGATTTCTGCTCTATAAGGTGCAAagaatt TACCAGGAGAGCAACAGAAAGCTGCCCCCTCGTTTCTTCACCCGACATCAGCCCGTGAACAAGCATCAGGTTTTCCTTGATGAGCGGGAAGTGACTCATGACTTCCATCTGGAGCCCTGTGTCTACGTGATTGTGCCGTGCACCCTGGAGCCTCAGCAAGAGTCCGAGTTCATCCTGAGGGTCTTTTCCAGGAAGCACATTCTTCG GGAAATGGGCGGGAACACGAGCTTCACTCTCTCTAAG GAAATTGTTGATAGGTATGAAGGCAAGATTTGGGAGGATTTCTTCACAAAGCATTTTGGACAG AATCCTGAAATAAATGCTGTTCAGCTCCAGAGGATCTTGAATAATATATCCTGGAGAA attTCCAGAGTTTTCGCCTGAATTTTAGTCTGGATTCCTGCCAGGGTATCTTGGCACTCCTGGAT CTGAATGCCACTGGCACACTGAGTATCCAGGAATTCAGAGTCCTGTGGAAAAGGCTGCTTTTCTATTTG GAAGTTTTCCAGAAGAGAGACACCAACAGATCAGGAAAGCTTGACCTTGTGGAACTACATGCAGCTGTACAGGAGACAG GCATTTCACTCAGCAATGAAGTCTGTAATTTGATGGCAATCAGATATGGTGACCCTGACTTACAGATCAGTTTTGAGAGCTTTGTTTGCTTCATGCTTCGAGTGGAGATCATGGGAG AGGCCTTTCGCAACTTAACCCAAGATGGCAAAGGGATATATCTCCGGGAATCTGAG TGGATGATGATGACACTTTATTCCTGA